The following are from one region of the Gloeomargarita lithophora Alchichica-D10 genome:
- the rpmI gene encoding 50S ribosomal protein L35 has translation MAKTKLKTRKSAAKRFQVTGSGKILRRKGMRNHILQKKSSLRKQRLARKVEVHERDVENVRLMLAS, from the coding sequence ATGGCGAAAACCAAGCTCAAAACCCGTAAATCGGCGGCCAAGCGGTTCCAGGTGACCGGGAGCGGCAAAATTTTGCGGCGCAAAGGGATGCGCAACCACATCCTGCAAAAGAAATCCAGCCTCCGCAAACAACGGCTCGCCCGCAAGGTTGAAGTCCATGAGCGGGACGTGGAAAACGTGCGTTTGATGTTGGCGAGCTAA
- a CDS encoding peptidoglycan recognition protein family protein, whose translation MARIWRWLAWVLLALLCLVATQAVGWWQKPPEFTLISQLSPLPAGPGLCPAGLSPAKSWPEYQPPQEFAPAHASNYGLRHRLDVWGQPAEYPPLIVLHETAGSAEVAMGMFQNDHTGRDDRQVSYHVLIRRDGTVAYIVPPEFRAYGAAPSAFQNQAVKTNPKGVFSVNNFAYHISFESPVDGYYRPPDAPQPALSPRPTAPGTTVTTPAPTPRPVNPLVHSGYTNAQYQSLAWVIAKTCVPWGRISTHKAVDTSGSRSDPRSFDWGKFRRYLAQYPRRREVFFGFNNE comes from the coding sequence GTGGCACGGATATGGCGATGGCTGGCTTGGGTTCTGCTGGCCTTGCTCTGTTTGGTGGCGACCCAAGCGGTGGGCTGGTGGCAGAAACCGCCGGAGTTCACGTTAATCAGCCAACTGTCTCCCCTACCCGCCGGACCAGGGTTGTGTCCAGCCGGTTTATCCCCCGCCAAATCCTGGCCTGAGTACCAGCCCCCCCAGGAATTTGCCCCCGCCCATGCCAGCAATTACGGTCTGCGCCACCGTTTGGATGTATGGGGGCAACCCGCCGAATATCCGCCCTTGATTGTGTTGCACGAAACTGCGGGTTCGGCGGAGGTGGCGATGGGGATGTTTCAAAACGACCACACGGGGCGGGATGACCGCCAGGTGAGCTACCACGTTTTGATTCGTCGGGACGGAACCGTAGCATACATCGTACCGCCGGAGTTCCGGGCCTACGGGGCGGCTCCCTCCGCTTTTCAAAACCAGGCGGTGAAGACCAATCCCAAGGGGGTGTTTTCGGTGAATAATTTTGCCTATCACATTTCCTTTGAATCACCGGTAGATGGCTACTACCGGCCTCCCGATGCCCCCCAACCGGCTCTCTCGCCACGCCCCACCGCCCCAGGAACCACCGTTACCACCCCTGCCCCAACGCCCCGCCCGGTTAACCCGTTAGTACATAGTGGTTACACCAATGCCCAGTACCAATCCCTCGCCTGGGTGATTGCCAAAACCTGTGTGCCCTGGGGACGGATTAGCACCCACAAGGCGGTGGATACCTCCGGTTCTCGCTCCGACCCCCGCAGTTTTGATTGGGGGAAATTTCGCCGCTATTTGGCGCAGTATCCCCGCAGGCGAGAAGTCTTTTTTGGGTTTAATAATGAATGA
- the larC gene encoding nickel pincer cofactor biosynthesis protein LarC translates to MEHLAYFDCPTGVAGDMCLGALVDAGLPVDVLHQQLSGLPSEVRFTLAVQPVQRQGQRATQVLVHPQGEQPHHRHWAEIRTWLAEAHLPPAVQNWSQGIFQRLAQTEGRVHGMPPEQVGFHEVGAVDAIVDIVGTCIGLHYFNITKIYCSPLPLGSGTVKTAHGIMAVPTPAVLQLCQQRQVPIYDNGIDRELVTPTGAAIVTTLAQGFGRPPALKLERVGWGAGGRELPLANILRLWLGSPPASALTEPVVLLETQVDDMSPQGLAYACERLREGGALDVWIQAITMKKGRQGVLLQVLCHPELVAPCEELLLQETTTLGVRRQWQERRLLPRRLVTVMTDWGEVAVKVAEYTGRRVNVQPEYEDCARIARTHGLPWKQVHQQVLHRFWQDMGQES, encoded by the coding sequence ATGGAACACCTCGCCTATTTTGACTGTCCCACCGGGGTAGCGGGGGATATGTGCCTGGGAGCTTTGGTGGATGCGGGGCTACCGGTGGATGTCCTACACCAACAACTCAGCGGTTTGCCCAGCGAAGTGCGGTTTACCCTGGCGGTTCAGCCGGTGCAACGGCAAGGGCAACGGGCGACCCAGGTGCTGGTGCATCCCCAGGGGGAACAACCCCATCATCGCCATTGGGCGGAAATTCGGACATGGTTGGCTGAGGCGCACTTGCCCCCCGCAGTACAAAACTGGAGTCAAGGGATTTTTCAACGTTTGGCGCAGACGGAAGGGCGGGTGCATGGGATGCCCCCGGAACAGGTGGGCTTCCATGAGGTGGGGGCGGTGGATGCCATTGTTGACATCGTGGGTACTTGCATTGGTTTGCATTATTTTAACATTACAAAAATCTACTGCTCTCCCCTGCCCTTGGGTTCGGGTACGGTAAAAACAGCCCATGGGATCATGGCAGTGCCGACACCGGCTGTACTGCAATTATGCCAACAAAGACAAGTGCCGATTTACGACAATGGGATTGACCGGGAACTGGTTACCCCCACCGGGGCGGCGATTGTCACCACCCTGGCGCAGGGGTTTGGCCGTCCCCCCGCCCTGAAGCTGGAGCGGGTGGGGTGGGGTGCCGGGGGGCGGGAGTTGCCGCTGGCGAATATCCTGCGTCTGTGGCTGGGAAGTCCTCCAGCATCTGCCCTGACCGAGCCGGTGGTACTGCTGGAAACCCAGGTGGATGATATGTCTCCCCAGGGGTTGGCCTACGCCTGCGAGCGATTGCGAGAGGGGGGGGCGTTGGATGTCTGGATTCAGGCCATTACCATGAAAAAGGGGCGCCAGGGGGTGTTATTACAGGTTTTATGTCACCCGGAGCTGGTTGCCCCGTGCGAAGAACTGCTCCTCCAGGAAACCACCACCCTGGGGGTACGGCGACAATGGCAGGAACGGCGGTTGCTCCCCCGGCGGCTGGTGACCGTGATGACGGACTGGGGTGAGGTCGCCGTCAAGGTGGCGGAATACACGGGGCGACGGGTAAATGTGCAACCGGAGTACGAGGACTGTGCCCGTATTGCCCGTACCCATGGGCTACCCTGGAAGCAGGTACATCAGCAGGTTTTGCACCGGTTTTGGCAAGATATGGGGCAAGAGTCATGA
- a CDS encoding M16 family metallopeptidase: protein MADTGGGSVTLGLQANGSLQGRWYRWVLSNGLTLLVVDNPAVDIVAARLFLRPGMLGEAPHQWGLNHLVAATLTKGTHQRSAQEIALAVESLGASLGTEAAPDYFVLGLKAVAGDFAELFALASELWCHPSFPATEVALEQQLTLQGLRLQQEQPFTLAYDQLRRTLYPDHPYSVSTLGTQESVMGITAEDLGTYHQRYFCPAHTVVSICGRVEPERVRDWVERCLGDWQVPAGDWQLPVLPHPLPPPTPLRLVRPTHQSLVMLGYQGPAVRSPDYPPMKLLSTYLGNGLSSRLFVELREKQGLAYDVSAFYPTRWQAAPFGVYLGTAAANTRLALGKLAAEIQRLLAAPLPEAELLTARSKLLGQYALGKQTNAQIAQLLGWYEVLGLGANYDLEFPRLIQQMTPEHLWRAAQHYLRQPWVSLVGPESALAEIT from the coding sequence GTGGCTGACACCGGAGGCGGAAGTGTGACGCTGGGATTGCAGGCTAATGGCTCGTTGCAGGGGCGGTGGTATCGTTGGGTATTATCTAACGGGTTGACCCTGTTGGTGGTGGACAATCCGGCGGTGGATATTGTGGCGGCGCGTTTGTTTTTGCGCCCGGGAATGTTGGGGGAAGCCCCGCATCAATGGGGGTTGAATCATCTGGTGGCGGCGACTTTGACCAAGGGGACACACCAGCGTTCGGCGCAGGAAATTGCCCTGGCGGTGGAATCCCTGGGGGCTAGTTTGGGGACAGAGGCGGCTCCCGATTATTTTGTCCTGGGGTTGAAGGCGGTGGCGGGGGATTTTGCCGAGTTGTTTGCCCTGGCGAGTGAGTTGTGGTGCCATCCCAGTTTTCCGGCCACGGAGGTCGCCCTAGAGCAACAATTAACCCTCCAGGGTCTGCGCCTGCAACAGGAACAACCCTTTACCTTGGCCTACGACCAACTGCGCCGGACGCTCTATCCCGATCATCCCTACAGTGTGAGTACATTAGGCACTCAAGAATCGGTAATGGGCATCACGGCAGAGGATTTAGGTACCTACCACCAGCGGTATTTTTGCCCCGCCCATACGGTGGTGAGTATTTGTGGCCGGGTGGAGCCGGAGCGGGTGCGGGATTGGGTAGAGCGGTGTTTGGGGGATTGGCAGGTGCCCGCCGGGGATTGGCAACTGCCGGTGTTGCCGCACCCCTTGCCCCCCCCGACACCGTTGCGTTTGGTGCGCCCCACCCACCAGAGTTTGGTCATGCTGGGGTATCAGGGGCCGGCGGTGCGTTCACCGGATTATCCCCCCATGAAATTGCTGAGTACCTACCTGGGGAATGGCCTGTCTAGCCGCCTGTTTGTGGAACTGCGGGAAAAACAGGGGTTGGCCTACGATGTGTCTGCCTTTTATCCCACCCGTTGGCAGGCCGCCCCGTTTGGGGTGTACCTGGGTACCGCCGCCGCCAACACCCGCTTGGCCTTGGGGAAACTTGCCGCCGAAATACAGAGACTATTGGCCGCCCCCCTGCCGGAGGCGGAACTGCTCACGGCTCGCAGTAAATTGTTAGGACAATATGCGCTGGGCAAACAAACCAACGCCCAGATTGCCCAACTCCTGGGGTGGTATGAGGTGTTGGGGCTGGGAGCCAATTATGACCTGGAATTTCCCCGTTTGATTCAGCAAATGACCCCGGAACACCTGTGGCGGGCGGCGCAACACTACCTGCGACAACCCTGGGTGTCCCTGGTGGGGCCGGAATCAGCCCTGGCGGAAATTACCTAG
- a CDS encoding NAD(+) kinase: MQLQQVIITYKANDPESKRWAARCEQELEAQGVRVLVGPSGPKDNPYPVFLASANQGIDLAIVLGGDGTALGAARHLASEGIPILAVNIGGRLGFLTEPAEVLQDSQQVWARLQQDRYAVQKRMMVQAQLFQGNQRPGEPASEVFWALNEMAVKPASVERLPTCFLEIEIDGEIVDQYQGDGLIVATPTGSTSYTLSAGGAIMHPGMEAISVVPICPLSLSSRPLILPSAFVVSIWPLQDRDLSTKLWMDGVLATSIWPGQRVDVRRAVRDAYFIILRENYSYYRTLREKLQWAGALVPYPNNHRVWS; this comes from the coding sequence GTGCAGTTACAGCAAGTGATCATCACCTACAAGGCCAATGACCCGGAGAGTAAACGCTGGGCGGCTCGCTGTGAACAGGAATTGGAAGCGCAGGGGGTGCGGGTATTGGTGGGACCCAGTGGCCCAAAGGACAATCCCTATCCCGTATTTTTAGCTTCCGCCAATCAGGGGATTGACCTAGCGATTGTGCTGGGTGGCGATGGCACGGCCCTGGGGGCGGCACGGCATCTGGCCAGTGAGGGGATTCCCATCCTGGCGGTAAATATCGGTGGCCGGTTGGGGTTTCTCACGGAACCGGCGGAGGTGTTGCAGGATAGCCAACAGGTGTGGGCACGGTTGCAACAAGACCGCTACGCTGTCCAAAAACGGATGATGGTGCAGGCGCAACTATTTCAAGGCAATCAACGGCCAGGGGAACCGGCGAGTGAGGTGTTTTGGGCGTTGAATGAAATGGCGGTGAAGCCCGCTAGTGTAGAGCGTTTGCCCACCTGTTTCCTGGAGATTGAAATTGATGGGGAAATCGTTGACCAGTACCAGGGGGATGGGTTAATTGTGGCCACCCCCACCGGCTCTACGTCCTATACCCTGTCGGCGGGGGGGGCAATCATGCACCCAGGTATGGAGGCCATTTCGGTGGTGCCCATTTGTCCCTTGAGTTTATCCAGCCGGCCTTTGATTTTGCCCTCCGCATTTGTGGTGAGTATTTGGCCTTTACAAGACCGGGATTTGAGTACCAAACTCTGGATGGATGGGGTTTTAGCCACCAGCATTTGGCCGGGACAAAGGGTGGATGTGCGGCGGGCGGTTCGGGATGCCTACTTTATCATCCTGCGGGAAAATTACTCCTACTACCGCACCCTGCGGGAAAAATTGCAGTGGGCGGGGGCGTTGGTGCCTTACCCGAATAACCATCGGGTGTGGTCCTAG
- a CDS encoding NAD-dependent malic enzyme: protein MTSLTPSPSFSLTVRLEIPNRAGQLAAILQAIGAAGGNLGQINLVDQTRQMAVREITIDAISPEHEERLIETIRALPQVRLLSVDDRTFKLHQGGKIHLQSKIALKNRADLAMAYTPGVGRVCTEIAQNPDQVYRLTIKQNCVAIVTDGSAVLGLGNLGPQAALPVMEGKAMLFKEFAGIDAFPICLDTQDTDAIVNTVKYLAPVFGGINLEDISAPRCFEIEQRLQKELAIPVFHDDQHGTAVVTLAALLNALRWVGKSLERVRVVINGAGAAGLAVAGLLQRAGAQGLVLCDSQGIVSTSRPHLHPTKAAFAVTQSGTLADALVEADVFLGLSVPGAVTPEMVLTMAVDPVVFAMANPVPEIQPELVEDKVAVMATGRSDYPNQINNVLAFPGIFRGALDSRVRHLTPELYLAAARAIASLVAPQELQREYIVPSVFDSRVVQAVAQAVAQAARESGLTQG from the coding sequence ATGACCAGCCTTACCCCCAGTCCCAGTTTTAGCTTGACCGTGCGTTTGGAAATCCCCAATCGGGCGGGGCAGTTGGCCGCCATTTTGCAGGCGATTGGCGCGGCGGGGGGAAATCTTGGGCAGATTAACTTGGTGGATCAGACCCGGCAGATGGCGGTGCGGGAAATTACCATTGATGCCATCAGCCCGGAACACGAGGAACGGCTGATCGAAACGATTAGAGCTTTGCCCCAGGTGCGTCTGCTCAGCGTGGATGACCGCACGTTTAAGTTGCACCAGGGGGGCAAAATCCACCTGCAAAGCAAAATTGCCCTCAAAAATCGGGCGGATTTGGCGATGGCCTACACGCCGGGGGTGGGGCGGGTTTGCACGGAAATTGCCCAAAATCCCGACCAGGTGTATCGTTTAACGATTAAACAAAACTGTGTGGCGATTGTCACCGATGGCAGTGCAGTTTTAGGGCTGGGCAATCTTGGCCCCCAGGCGGCTCTGCCGGTGATGGAGGGCAAAGCCATGTTGTTCAAAGAATTTGCTGGGATTGATGCGTTTCCGATTTGTCTGGACACCCAGGATACCGATGCGATTGTGAACACGGTGAAATATCTCGCCCCCGTGTTTGGAGGGATAAATTTAGAAGATATTAGTGCCCCCCGTTGCTTTGAAATTGAGCAACGCCTGCAAAAGGAATTGGCTATTCCCGTTTTTCACGATGACCAACACGGGACAGCGGTGGTGACTCTGGCCGCTTTATTGAATGCCCTGCGCTGGGTGGGCAAATCCCTGGAGCGGGTGCGGGTGGTGATCAATGGGGCGGGAGCCGCCGGTTTAGCGGTCGCTGGCCTCCTCCAACGGGCGGGGGCACAGGGGTTGGTTTTGTGCGATTCCCAGGGCATTGTCAGTACCAGTCGCCCCCATCTCCATCCCACCAAAGCCGCCTTTGCGGTGACCCAATCGGGAACGTTGGCCGATGCCCTGGTGGAGGCGGATGTATTTTTGGGGTTGAGTGTGCCGGGGGCGGTCACCCCGGAAATGGTGCTGACTATGGCGGTTGACCCGGTGGTATTTGCGATGGCCAACCCGGTGCCGGAGATTCAGCCGGAATTGGTGGAAGACAAGGTGGCGGTGATGGCGACCGGGCGCAGTGACTATCCCAACCAGATTAATAATGTCTTGGCCTTTCCCGGCATTTTTCGGGGGGCTTTGGACAGTCGGGTGCGCCATCTTACCCCAGAACTCTATTTAGCCGCCGCCCGTGCCATTGCCAGTTTGGTCGCCCCCCAGGAATTACAACGGGAGTACATCGTTCCTTCAGTGTTTGACTCCCGCGTGGTGCAGGCGGTTGCCCAAGCCGTTGCCCAGGCGGCCAGGGAATCCGGGTTGACCCAGGGCTAG
- a CDS encoding NAD(P)H-binding protein gives MQAFVAGATGATGRRIVEELVKRDIPVRAGVRDLERGRKLLPLLVELVPLDVTNPDSLRQAVAGSTVILCATGARPSWNVAEPWAVDCCGTQNLVDVAKAQRIDQFVLVSSLCVSQLFHPLNLFWFILYWKKQAELYLQHSGLDYTIVRPGGLSNENIPGGLVIQGADSLFEGRISRQRVAQVCVEALYQPAARQKIVEIVTRPEQPWSTPESWFSQVAIACHQ, from the coding sequence ATGCAGGCATTTGTGGCCGGAGCAACGGGGGCAACCGGGCGGCGGATTGTGGAGGAGTTGGTGAAGCGGGACATCCCTGTGCGGGCGGGGGTGCGGGATTTAGAACGGGGACGGAAGCTATTGCCTCTCCTGGTGGAATTGGTGCCCCTCGATGTTACCAACCCGGATAGCCTACGGCAGGCGGTGGCAGGCAGTACGGTAATTCTTTGTGCGACGGGTGCCCGCCCCTCCTGGAATGTGGCCGAACCCTGGGCGGTGGACTGTTGTGGAACCCAAAATCTGGTGGATGTGGCCAAAGCCCAAAGAATTGACCAGTTTGTGCTGGTGTCGTCCCTGTGTGTCTCCCAGCTTTTCCATCCCTTGAATTTATTTTGGTTTATTTTGTACTGGAAAAAACAAGCGGAATTATACTTACAACATAGTGGTTTAGACTATACAATCGTCCGGCCAGGGGGGTTATCAAACGAGAATATCCCCGGCGGTTTGGTCATCCAGGGAGCCGATAGCTTATTTGAGGGACGGATTTCCCGCCAACGGGTCGCCCAGGTGTGTGTCGAGGCGTTGTATCAACCGGCGGCGCGGCAAAAAATTGTAGAAATTGTCACCCGCCCGGAGCAACCGTGGTCAACGCCGGAGTCCTGGTTCTCACAGGTTGCCATTGCGTGCCACCAGTAG
- a CDS encoding Uma2 family endonuclease, producing MITSLHPNLAIPPLENGDRLSQAEFERRYQAMPAVTHAQLIEGVVYMASPLRIKSHGEPHGDMIGWLWNYKVATPGVVLGIEPTVRLDPDNEPQPDAVLFIPGRQATISSDDFIVGAPELVVEIAASSATIDLHAKKSAYARNQVQEYLVWRTLEQTLDWFRWVEGEYRAQTPDANGILQSQVFPGLWLDPAALVQGALAQVLAVLQQGISTPAHQEFVQKLAS from the coding sequence ATGATTACTTCACTCCACCCAAACCTAGCCATACCGCCTTTAGAAAATGGGGATCGGTTGTCCCAAGCGGAATTTGAACGCCGTTATCAGGCCATGCCCGCTGTGACCCATGCCCAACTCATCGAAGGAGTGGTTTACATGGCCTCCCCCCTGCGGATCAAAAGTCACGGCGAACCCCACGGGGATATGATTGGTTGGCTTTGGAATTATAAAGTGGCTACGCCAGGGGTGGTTTTGGGCATTGAACCCACCGTGCGGCTTGACCCGGATAACGAACCCCAACCGGATGCGGTGCTGTTTATCCCCGGTCGCCAGGCCACCATCAGTAGTGATGATTTTATCGTCGGGGCACCGGAATTGGTAGTTGAAATCGCCGCCAGTAGTGCCACCATTGATTTACACGCTAAAAAATCAGCCTACGCCCGCAATCAGGTGCAGGAATACCTGGTTTGGCGCACCCTGGAGCAAACCCTGGACTGGTTTCGGTGGGTGGAGGGGGAATATCGGGCGCAAACCCCCGATGCCAATGGTATTTTGCAAAGCCAGGTGTTTCCGGGGCTGTGGCTAGACCCAGCCGCCCTGGTGCAGGGAGCCTTAGCGCAAGTCTTAGCCGTGTTACAACAGGGCATCAGTACCCCAGCACACCAGGAATTTGTCCAGAAACTCGCCTCATAA
- the rplT gene encoding 50S ribosomal protein L20, which produces MRVKRGNVARQRRKKILKLAKGFRGAASLLFRTANQRVMKALRNAYRHRREKKRDFRRLWIARINAAARTEGLSYSQLIGQMAKANIGINRKMLAQMSIFDPETFAQIAQAAKTSAS; this is translated from the coding sequence ATGCGAGTCAAACGGGGGAATGTTGCCCGCCAACGGCGCAAGAAAATCTTAAAACTAGCCAAGGGTTTCCGGGGTGCGGCTTCTTTGCTATTTCGCACCGCCAACCAGCGGGTGATGAAAGCCCTGCGGAATGCTTACCGGCACCGGCGGGAGAAAAAACGGGATTTCCGGCGGTTGTGGATCGCCCGCATCAATGCCGCCGCCCGCACGGAAGGATTATCCTACAGTCAGTTGATTGGGCAGATGGCTAAGGCCAACATTGGCATCAACCGGAAAATGCTGGCGCAGATGAGCATTTTTGACCCGGAGACTTTTGCCCAGATTGCCCAGGCGGCCAAAACCAGTGCCAGTTAA
- a CDS encoding M16 family metallopeptidase: protein MSQLDCPTAPIHCTTLANGLRVVYQYVPAAVVAIDFWVGAGAAAEPEAYNGLAHALEHMVFQGSQGFPAGAFDQLIEKHGGMTNAATSQDYAHYYILTAPEYWREGLTALADILLRPNLGAQAWQKERAVIAEELYQAQDHPDWVGQQVLWRHCYGAHPYGRPILGTAESLARITPGVLRQFHQQYYHPGNMTVVVVGGVPWEPLEAVLAQVGAGERWGDATPPWICPLPTVAPMRSQLHLPQATQGRLWWVWPVMGVEDVAMGWGLDLLATLLTGGRLARLTQRLREELGWVQDIDCHYHHQVAGGVWQMTAWLNDAQRLGQVEAVLQEEVATLQEQLVSREDLRRAQRQLLHAYTFGTETPQQMARLYGYYHYMGCLEQGMNYRERLTQFRPEDLRSLAQTHLCPQPVVRLWLTPEAEV from the coding sequence GTGTCCCAATTGGACTGCCCAACTGCGCCCATTCACTGTACGACCTTGGCTAATGGCTTGCGAGTGGTCTATCAATATGTCCCGGCGGCGGTGGTGGCGATTGATTTTTGGGTGGGTGCGGGGGCGGCGGCGGAGCCGGAGGCATACAATGGCTTGGCTCATGCCCTGGAGCACATGGTTTTTCAGGGCAGTCAAGGGTTTCCCGCCGGGGCGTTTGACCAACTGATTGAAAAACACGGGGGGATGACCAATGCGGCCACCAGTCAGGATTATGCCCATTACTATATCCTGACGGCACCGGAGTATTGGCGGGAAGGGTTGACGGCCTTGGCAGATATTTTGCTGAGACCGAATTTGGGGGCGCAGGCCTGGCAGAAGGAACGGGCGGTGATCGCAGAGGAGCTATACCAAGCCCAGGATCATCCGGATTGGGTGGGGCAACAGGTATTGTGGCGGCATTGCTATGGAGCGCATCCCTACGGACGACCGATTTTGGGGACAGCAGAAAGTCTGGCTCGGATTACGCCGGGGGTACTGCGGCAATTTCACCAGCAGTATTACCACCCGGGCAATATGACGGTGGTGGTGGTGGGGGGGGTGCCCTGGGAGCCGCTGGAGGCGGTTTTGGCGCAGGTGGGGGCGGGGGAACGGTGGGGGGACGCAACCCCACCCTGGATTTGTCCCCTACCTACGGTGGCACCGATGCGTTCCCAACTCCATCTGCCCCAGGCGACCCAGGGACGCTTGTGGTGGGTATGGCCGGTCATGGGGGTGGAGGATGTGGCGATGGGCTGGGGTTTAGACCTGTTGGCGACCCTATTGACCGGCGGGCGACTGGCGCGGTTGACCCAACGCCTGCGGGAGGAATTGGGCTGGGTGCAGGACATTGACTGTCATTATCACCATCAGGTGGCCGGTGGGGTGTGGCAGATGACCGCCTGGTTGAACGATGCACAACGGCTGGGGCAGGTCGAGGCGGTGCTCCAGGAGGAGGTGGCGACTCTCCAGGAACAATTGGTGTCCCGGGAAGACCTGCGGCGGGCGCAACGGCAATTACTTCATGCCTATACCTTTGGGACGGAGACACCGCAACAGATGGCACGACTGTATGGTTATTATCATTACATGGGTTGTTTGGAGCAAGGGATGAATTATCGAGAGCGGTTGACCCAATTTCGCCCGGAGGATTTACGGAGTTTGGCGCAAACCCATTTGTGCCCTCAGCCGGTGGTGCGGTTGTGGCTGACACCGGAGGCGGAAGTGTGA
- the psb30 gene encoding photosystem II reaction center protein Ycf12/Psb30: protein MSALLDNWELLVQLVLIALVVLAGPAVIFLLVARNGNL, encoded by the coding sequence ATGTCCGCACTGCTGGATAATTGGGAATTGCTCGTGCAGTTGGTTTTGATTGCCTTGGTGGTGCTGGCGGGGCCGGCGGTGATTTTCCTACTGGTGGCACGCAATGGCAACCTGTGA
- the ubiE gene encoding bifunctional demethylmenaquinone methyltransferase/2-methoxy-6-polyprenyl-1,4-benzoquinol methylase UbiE has product MNQPAVQALFNQIAPHYDSLNHWLSWGQHQIWKRMVIGWVDPQPGQIGVDLCCGTGDLTRLLAAKIGSTGQVWGIDFSEPMLRVAQRRSAHLPIRWYTGDVQQLPFADQSVDGVTMGYGLRNVSDRHQCLREIWRVLRPAGRGAILDFHQPSDPWLRAWQAWYLQQVVVPVAANLGLAAEYQYLWASLQTFPAGAQQVQWAEACGFHACHYPIANGLMGVLVLHRP; this is encoded by the coding sequence ATGAATCAGCCCGCCGTCCAGGCACTTTTTAATCAAATTGCTCCCCACTACGATAGCCTCAACCATTGGCTGAGTTGGGGGCAACACCAGATTTGGAAACGGATGGTCATTGGCTGGGTTGACCCACAGCCGGGGCAGATTGGGGTGGATTTGTGCTGTGGTACGGGGGATTTGACCCGTTTGTTGGCGGCTAAAATTGGCTCGACCGGCCAAGTCTGGGGGATAGACTTTTCTGAACCCATGTTGCGTGTCGCCCAGCGTCGTTCTGCCCATTTACCGATTCGTTGGTACACCGGGGATGTGCAACAGTTACCGTTTGCCGACCAAAGTGTGGATGGGGTCACCATGGGTTATGGCCTGCGTAATGTCAGCGACCGCCACCAATGCCTGCGGGAAATTTGGCGGGTTCTGCGACCGGCGGGGCGGGGGGCAATTTTGGATTTTCACCAGCCCAGCGACCCCTGGTTACGGGCATGGCAGGCGTGGTATCTGCAACAGGTGGTGGTACCGGTGGCGGCCAACCTGGGTTTGGCGGCGGAATATCAATACCTGTGGGCGAGTCTGCAAACCTTTCCCGCCGGGGCGCAACAGGTGCAATGGGCGGAAGCCTGTGGTTTCCATGCCTGCCATTATCCGATTGCCAATGGTTTAATGGGAGTGTTGGTACTGCACCGCCCTTGA
- a CDS encoding BrnT family toxin: MDMQFEWDESKAVANLNKHGVNFEEAKTVFGNTLAVIFDDEVHSTGEKREIIIGHSRYNRLLVVAFTERPHAIRIISARLATRKEREDYERNALR, from the coding sequence TTGGATATGCAGTTTGAGTGGGATGAATCAAAAGCAGTTGCTAATTTAAACAAACACGGTGTCAACTTTGAGGAAGCTAAGACCGTTTTTGGTAACACCCTAGCAGTGATTTTTGATGATGAAGTTCATTCAACCGGTGAAAAACGAGAGATTATCATCGGGCATTCCCGATACAATCGCTTGCTGGTGGTTGCATTTACTGAACGTCCCCATGCCATCCGTATAATCAGTGCCCGTTTAGCGACACGAAAAGAACGTGAAGATTATGAGCGAAATGCCCTTCGATAG